In a genomic window of Bacillus sp. E(2018):
- a CDS encoding sensor histidine kinase, with the protein MNSIQKKIWMLASVVLIIMAIIWIALTYYNQKTQTQYNDILQRYLSMNEVTSTSQQVVTDLNNYLLEPSESHSDKLDKSKEKLNMAKLEIGKLRNSENEFALMNYMNLIDSLIETTDRSLMFYEESDTETSNKEFTEATRLSKYISEMTLTLIDTELKTYDVFYRGIIDQSAEFKKLGIWLMLLITLLLLVITYWFSLSITRPVQQLTRGANELSAGKFDKEIKVESNDEISFLAQTFNRMRININNLFQEIQQKAQLEHELQQSKLLLQESQLKNLQSQINPHFLFNTLNTLSKKAYLEGSEETSDLLVSVAGLLRYNLKWLDKSVTLQDEVMVIQQYMNIQKARFTDRLTLHLDIDQSCLIVQIPGLTLQPIIENAVIYAVEPREEGGEIWLRIKDEDKMVRIEVEDDGPGISENIRKQILNGELVETKSASTGIGFTNVVKRLQLFYGMENLMDIQSNNGVGTKVVIRIPKTRRIEQDAQTLDR; encoded by the coding sequence ATGAACAGCATACAGAAAAAAATATGGATGCTTGCATCAGTCGTTCTGATCATCATGGCCATTATTTGGATAGCACTTACTTACTATAATCAAAAAACCCAAACTCAATACAATGATATTTTACAACGTTATTTAAGCATGAATGAAGTGACGAGCACGAGTCAACAAGTGGTTACAGACCTCAATAACTACTTGCTTGAACCTTCAGAGAGCCATTCGGATAAGCTTGATAAAAGTAAAGAGAAACTTAACATGGCAAAATTAGAAATCGGAAAACTAAGAAACTCTGAAAACGAATTTGCACTCATGAATTATATGAATCTTATTGATAGTTTGATTGAAACAACAGATCGCTCTCTTATGTTTTACGAGGAATCTGACACCGAGACCTCAAACAAAGAGTTCACCGAAGCGACGCGTCTCTCAAAATATATTTCAGAAATGACCCTCACCTTGATCGACACAGAGCTGAAGACTTATGACGTTTTTTACAGAGGGATTATTGACCAGTCTGCTGAATTTAAAAAACTAGGAATCTGGCTAATGCTTCTGATTACCCTTTTGTTACTCGTGATTACGTATTGGTTTAGTTTAAGTATCACAAGACCTGTGCAGCAGTTAACACGTGGAGCGAACGAACTTTCTGCGGGAAAATTTGATAAAGAGATCAAAGTTGAATCAAATGATGAAATCTCATTTCTTGCACAAACCTTTAACCGAATGCGCATCAATATTAATAATCTGTTTCAGGAAATACAGCAGAAGGCGCAGCTTGAGCATGAATTGCAGCAAAGTAAGCTTCTGTTGCAAGAGAGTCAGCTTAAGAATCTGCAAAGCCAGATTAATCCACATTTCTTATTTAACACGTTGAATACGCTATCGAAAAAGGCTTATTTGGAAGGATCAGAAGAAACGAGTGATTTACTTGTAAGTGTGGCTGGCCTTTTAAGATACAACTTAAAGTGGTTAGATAAATCCGTTACGCTTCAAGATGAAGTGATGGTGATTCAGCAATATATGAACATTCAAAAAGCAAGGTTTACAGACCGGCTGACACTGCACCTGGATATTGATCAGTCCTGTTTAATAGTTCAGATTCCTGGCCTAACTCTTCAACCGATTATTGAAAATGCTGTTATCTATGCGGTTGAGCCAAGAGAAGAAGGCGGGGAGATTTGGCTCCGAATAAAAGATGAAGATAAAATGGTGAGGATTGAAGTAGAAGACGACGGCCCTGGCATTTCTGAGAATATTAGAAAGCAGATTTTAAATGGAGAATTAGTCGAGACGAAAAGCGCTTCAACAGGTATTGGTTTTACGAATGTCGTGAAGCGACTCCAACTTTTTTATGGGATGGAAAACTTGATGGATATTCAAAGTAATAACGGTGTAGGTACGAAGGTGGTAATCAGAATTCCTAAGACGAGGAGGATTGAACAGGATGCTCAAACTCTTGATCGTTGA
- a CDS encoding NADH-dependent flavin oxidoreductase, translating into MMNKKYAPLFESYRFKNGVELKNRVVMAPMTNFSSNEDGTVTDEEIRYYERRSEGVGMVITACTNVTANGKGFPGEFAGDTDAMIPSLRRLASAIKAKGSKAILQIFHGGREVPPELVNGDVVSASNIPSGEGKPVPRELTSEEVSSIIRDFGETTRRAIEAGYDGVEIHGANGYLIQQFFSPHANRREDQWGGSLEKRMAFPLAVVDSVKKAVAEYADDSFIVGYRFSPEEPETPGITMADTLALVDALSAKKLDYLHVSVMDFWSEPRRGVEDTRSRIEIINERVGDRVPVMGVGSIYTADDAIKALETGVPFIALGRELIIDPDWVQKIEQGKESEIVTKLDKSKQDELVVPDPLWNAVLNAPGWFPGV; encoded by the coding sequence ATGATGAATAAAAAGTATGCACCATTGTTTGAATCTTATCGTTTTAAAAACGGTGTTGAACTTAAGAACCGTGTTGTTATGGCACCGATGACAAACTTTTCTTCAAACGAAGACGGAACTGTAACAGATGAAGAAATTCGCTACTACGAGCGCCGTTCTGAAGGTGTTGGAATGGTGATCACAGCTTGTACCAATGTTACGGCTAACGGTAAAGGATTTCCGGGAGAGTTCGCTGGAGATACGGATGCCATGATTCCGAGTCTTCGTCGCTTAGCTTCTGCTATTAAAGCAAAAGGGTCAAAGGCAATTCTTCAGATTTTCCATGGTGGTCGCGAAGTGCCGCCTGAACTTGTTAACGGAGATGTTGTGAGTGCGAGCAATATCCCTTCAGGTGAGGGGAAACCTGTGCCACGCGAACTGACTTCAGAAGAAGTATCTTCTATCATTCGTGATTTTGGTGAAACAACAAGACGTGCGATTGAAGCAGGTTATGACGGTGTTGAGATCCACGGTGCGAACGGCTATCTGATTCAGCAGTTCTTTTCTCCACACGCCAATCGCCGTGAAGATCAATGGGGCGGCTCGTTAGAGAAACGTATGGCGTTTCCTTTAGCGGTTGTAGATTCAGTGAAAAAAGCAGTAGCTGAATATGCAGATGACTCATTCATCGTAGGCTACCGCTTCTCACCAGAAGAACCTGAAACACCAGGAATTACGATGGCTGATACGTTAGCGCTTGTTGATGCTCTTAGTGCAAAGAAATTAGATTATCTTCACGTTTCGGTAATGGATTTCTGGTCTGAACCTAGACGAGGAGTTGAAGATACACGTTCACGCATTGAGATTATTAACGAAAGAGTAGGCGATCGTGTACCTGTTATGGGAGTAGGATCCATCTATACAGCAGATGATGCGATCAAAGCTTTAGAAACAGGAGTGCCATTCATTGCTTTAGGGCGTGAACTGATCATTGATCCAGACTGGGTACAAAAGATTGAACAAGGCAAAGAGTCTGAAATCGTAACGAAACTTGATAAATCAAAGCAAGATGAACTTGTAGTACCAGATCCGTTGTGGAACGCAGTCTTGAACGCACCAGGATGGTTCCCAGGAGTTTAA
- a CDS encoding substrate-binding domain-containing protein: MRKAGLIFLIFICIFLSYLTFITAQKAFRTDWKLPSASSQKEDSFRIVLITQELDTPFWDKVGKGAEQQAQKNGASLEVWGSYGKNQDDFLKKLEIAIQSKVDGIIVQGLDTDRFKELTKIKAAFYGIPIITVGNDVPKAESLRKTYVGSNQHLAGMMIAKLMLSDMGQEGQVILLSDSQKEFYQEERLSGIKEVLQSFPNVKTIYAETPEMREQVIAKTRDLLNQYPEADGYIAVNANMAGAMIQEIGRRGQVEPYFIYSFDDGSESMTLLNQKKLDGVIEQSPEMMGRKSVDVLMQWLKNETVPLDADGYSSEIRMIKAMDER, from the coding sequence TTGCGCAAAGCCGGGCTGATCTTTTTGATTTTTATATGTATCTTCCTAAGTTATTTAACGTTTATAACGGCGCAAAAAGCGTTTCGAACGGACTGGAAACTGCCGTCAGCTTCTTCTCAAAAAGAAGATTCTTTTCGTATCGTTCTTATCACTCAAGAATTGGATACGCCTTTCTGGGATAAGGTTGGAAAAGGTGCGGAACAACAAGCTCAAAAAAATGGAGCAAGTCTTGAAGTATGGGGAAGCTACGGCAAGAATCAGGATGATTTTTTAAAGAAGCTCGAGATTGCTATTCAATCAAAAGTGGACGGTATTATCGTGCAAGGTCTGGATACTGATCGTTTTAAAGAATTGACGAAAATAAAGGCAGCATTTTATGGCATTCCTATTATTACGGTTGGAAATGACGTACCTAAAGCAGAAAGTCTTCGAAAAACTTATGTTGGATCAAATCAGCACTTAGCTGGAATGATGATCGCCAAGCTCATGTTATCTGACATGGGACAAGAAGGACAAGTCATTTTATTAAGTGATAGCCAAAAGGAGTTTTATCAGGAGGAGCGGCTTTCAGGAATTAAAGAGGTGCTTCAAAGCTTTCCGAATGTAAAGACGATTTATGCAGAAACACCTGAAATGAGAGAGCAAGTTATCGCCAAAACAAGAGACCTTTTAAACCAGTATCCCGAGGCGGATGGATATATTGCCGTGAACGCCAATATGGCAGGAGCAATGATACAAGAGATTGGTAGACGCGGACAAGTAGAGCCGTATTTTATTTATTCTTTTGATGATGGATCTGAATCAATGACATTACTTAACCAAAAAAAGCTGGATGGTGTGATTGAGCAGTCGCCCGAGATGATGGGAAGAAAAAGTGTAGATGTTTTGATGCAATGGCTGAAGAACGAAACTGTTCCTCTTGATGCGGATGGTTATTCCAGTGAAATTCGAATGATAAAGGCGATGGATGAGAGATGA
- a CDS encoding VCBS repeat-containing protein — protein sequence MYNQYNYRVTPSVVAFAKGDVTGDRVPDDVYLTGTKSQDSPFIDNITLFVKNGRTGIQTRVPLSDNAGYNPTLFLGDFTGDGVSDVLVSINSGGSRGFMYHYVYSFIGNTPQEMFNFNAYNAAYEYDVIYENNYKVRVVSKRNRKTYIIDISLRDKEYLNEIYDVNGKLKKPITGFVNPLSGLYPIDFNYDGVYELSAYQKIAGLYNADALGYVVNTLGWSNNRFVLQNQYVAISGT from the coding sequence ATGTATAACCAATACAACTATAGAGTAACTCCGAGTGTTGTTGCGTTTGCTAAAGGAGATGTGACTGGAGACCGTGTACCAGACGATGTATACCTAACAGGTACGAAGAGTCAGGATAGCCCATTTATTGACAACATTACGCTTTTCGTAAAGAACGGAAGAACAGGGATTCAGACAAGAGTTCCTCTTTCTGACAATGCCGGATACAACCCCACTTTGTTTTTAGGAGATTTTACAGGTGACGGTGTCTCAGATGTTTTGGTCAGCATCAATTCTGGTGGCAGCCGAGGATTCATGTATCATTATGTGTACTCGTTTATAGGGAACACACCACAAGAAATGTTTAATTTCAACGCATACAATGCAGCTTATGAATATGATGTAATCTATGAGAATAATTACAAAGTCAGAGTTGTAAGTAAGCGTAATAGAAAAACGTATATCATTGATATCTCTCTGCGAGACAAAGAGTATTTAAATGAAATATATGATGTGAACGGAAAGCTGAAGAAACCAATTACCGGCTTTGTAAATCCATTAAGTGGTCTATATCCAATCGATTTTAATTATGACGGAGTTTACGAGCTTTCTGCCTATCAAAAGATCGCAGGATTATATAACGCAGACGCTCTAGGGTATGTAGTCAATACGCTGGGATGGAGTAACAACCGGTTTGTTCTTCAGAATCAATATGTAGCGATTTCTGGAACATAA
- a CDS encoding GntR family transcriptional regulator, which yields MLLNADSMKPIYVQISEWLENEILNESISADEKIYSQYQLAEMFNVNPATAGKGINLLADDNVLYKKRGLGMFVAADARKIILGKRKSSKLHSLVTELAQEAIQLQVEEDELVTMIRDMHQRIKEEQS from the coding sequence TTGCTGCTAAATGCTGATAGTATGAAGCCGATTTATGTTCAGATTTCAGAATGGCTCGAGAACGAGATCTTGAACGAATCGATTTCAGCAGATGAAAAAATATATTCGCAATATCAACTAGCTGAGATGTTTAATGTGAATCCAGCTACTGCTGGTAAAGGCATAAACTTATTGGCGGACGATAACGTTCTTTATAAGAAAAGGGGACTAGGAATGTTTGTTGCGGCGGATGCAAGAAAAATTATCCTCGGTAAAAGAAAAAGTTCTAAGCTGCATTCACTTGTAACCGAGTTAGCGCAAGAAGCCATTCAGCTGCAAGTCGAAGAAGATGAACTAGTAACGATGATCAGAGATATGCACCAAAGAATAAAGGAGGAGCAATCATGA
- the xylF gene encoding D-xylose ABC transporter substrate-binding protein, with amino-acid sequence MRNIINRVCLILLFIALIGASGCEKDNTNNETLGKAIPSKNEKLDSGSVNEDKIKIGFSMDTLLEERWLKDKELFKKAVENLGAEVEILAANGDDSLQIAQAETLIQNGVDLLVVVPHNAEAMATIVKKAHSAGVKVMAYDRLVKNADLDLYVSFDNEKVGELQALAITKLVPNGKYVYIGGAETDNNAHLFKKGVFRVLQPLIDKGVITVVYDQWSKDWTPANAFKNMESALKANNNEIHAVIAANDATAGGVIQALEAQGLAGKIPVSGQDAELAGVQRIVRGTQVMTVYKPIQALSEKAAELAVNMAKGETIKTERKINNGKMEVPSVLLSPIAVDQGNIDETIIKDGFHSKSDVYQNQQ; translated from the coding sequence ATGAGAAACATTATAAATCGTGTATGCCTTATCCTGTTATTCATAGCTTTGATAGGTGCTTCAGGTTGCGAGAAAGACAATACGAATAATGAGACACTTGGAAAAGCCATTCCTTCTAAAAATGAAAAGCTAGACAGCGGGTCAGTGAATGAGGACAAGATTAAAATCGGTTTTTCAATGGATACGTTATTAGAAGAACGTTGGCTTAAAGATAAAGAGCTCTTTAAAAAAGCCGTAGAAAATTTAGGAGCTGAAGTAGAAATCCTCGCTGCTAATGGTGATGACTCTTTGCAGATTGCACAAGCTGAAACGCTCATCCAGAATGGGGTTGATCTTCTTGTCGTTGTTCCTCATAACGCTGAAGCTATGGCAACGATTGTCAAGAAAGCACATTCAGCAGGCGTAAAGGTGATGGCATACGACCGTCTGGTCAAAAATGCAGACCTCGACCTGTACGTATCTTTTGACAACGAAAAGGTAGGCGAGCTTCAAGCGCTTGCGATAACAAAGCTCGTACCGAATGGAAAGTACGTATATATAGGGGGAGCTGAAACGGATAACAATGCTCATCTGTTCAAAAAAGGGGTGTTCCGAGTTCTGCAGCCTTTGATTGATAAAGGGGTTATTACGGTCGTGTACGATCAATGGTCCAAAGACTGGACGCCTGCTAATGCTTTTAAAAATATGGAGTCAGCATTAAAAGCTAACAATAATGAAATTCATGCGGTAATTGCAGCGAACGATGCTACGGCAGGTGGTGTGATACAAGCGCTTGAAGCACAAGGGCTCGCGGGGAAGATTCCGGTCTCAGGACAAGATGCCGAACTTGCTGGCGTGCAGCGGATCGTACGAGGAACTCAAGTGATGACGGTGTATAAACCGATTCAGGCTTTATCAGAGAAAGCAGCAGAATTGGCAGTGAACATGGCAAAAGGCGAAACAATAAAAACAGAACGAAAGATCAACAACGGTAAAATGGAGGTTCCTTCTGTTTTGTTGTCACCCATCGCTGTTGATCAAGGGAATATTGACGAAACGATTATTAAAGACGGATTTCATTCTAAAAGTGATGTTTATCAGAATCAGCAATAA
- a CDS encoding vWA domain-containing protein, translating to MNKNVTEIVFLLDRSGSMSGLEKDTIGGFNSFVKRQVERKGKTLLTTVLFDVQYEILWSGVPAEQVQLTRKDYYVRGTTALLDAVGKTILDVGYRLSRTEEHDIPGKVIFVITTDGMENASSEFTHETVKKLIEHQQERYNWEFIFMGANIDVIAESQNLGIKEEDAFSFDATHDGIENLYSMMSEEIIQRRNK from the coding sequence GTGAACAAAAACGTAACAGAAATCGTATTTTTGCTTGATCGAAGTGGTTCGATGTCAGGGCTGGAGAAGGACACTATTGGAGGGTTTAACTCGTTCGTAAAAAGGCAAGTTGAGCGGAAGGGAAAAACACTTCTTACGACCGTTTTATTTGATGTTCAGTATGAAATTCTATGGAGCGGTGTCCCTGCAGAACAAGTTCAGTTAACGAGGAAGGACTATTATGTCCGCGGAACTACAGCGCTTTTGGATGCTGTAGGCAAAACCATATTGGATGTGGGTTACAGGCTCTCACGCACTGAAGAACACGATATACCAGGTAAAGTGATCTTTGTTATTACGACAGATGGAATGGAGAACGCGAGCTCTGAATTTACACACGAAACGGTAAAGAAGCTTATTGAACATCAACAAGAGAGATACAATTGGGAATTTATTTTTATGGGTGCAAATATTGACGTTATAGCTGAATCGCAAAATCTCGGTATTAAAGAAGAAGACGCGTTTAGTTTTGATGCTACTCATGATGGGATAGAAAATTTATACTCCATGATGAGTGAAGAGATCATACAGCGAAGAAATAAATAA
- a CDS encoding tryptophan-rich sensory protein, which translates to MKKSSIAVFVIIFALFYVSSFLFPIDREWYDGLNKPSWTPSGQTIGIIWAVLFFLIALSATLIYNQYGFKPIGFWILFAINYVFNQAFGYFQFTQKDLFAASIDALLIAVTTLLLVLYASRLRKVSGWLLIPYLLWSSFATYLSWTIYSMNA; encoded by the coding sequence ATGAAAAAATCCAGTATTGCCGTCTTTGTCATTATTTTTGCTCTGTTCTATGTTTCCAGTTTTCTATTTCCGATCGACCGCGAGTGGTATGATGGACTGAACAAGCCTTCATGGACGCCATCCGGACAAACAATCGGTATTATATGGGCTGTTTTGTTCTTTTTGATCGCGCTATCAGCTACACTTATCTACAATCAATACGGTTTTAAACCAATCGGCTTTTGGATTTTATTCGCCATCAACTATGTATTCAACCAAGCTTTCGGTTATTTTCAATTTACACAGAAAGATTTATTCGCAGCGAGCATCGACGCACTATTGATTGCAGTAACCACTTTACTTTTAGTCCTTTATGCGAGTCGTTTAAGAAAAGTTTCGGGATGGTTGCTTATCCCTTATCTGCTATGGAGCTCATTTGCCACCTACTTATCATGGACCATCTATAGCATGAATGCCTAA
- a CDS encoding ABC transporter ATP-binding protein: MNVVVCHELTKQYGRSKAIQNMTFRIAENKITGLIGRNGAGKTTLLKIIAGYLHHSAGDIQVFSDNPFNNLKVSANTIFIDNEMSFSQGLTLKELLETAGSFYPNWNHDLALKLFDYFSFNPNQYHGNLSKGMKSTFNMIVGLAARCPLTIMDEPTSGMDSATRKDFYRALLKEYIAYPRTIILSSHLLDEVEDLLEEVLLIKSGKKCLHLSIDQLKEYAIGVRGKTVNVEKWTEKMEPISVQEIGANMSYAVIRNDRSIKELEDARQLGLEVTPVSAEDICSYLTSKTKGGIDHVFSRG, encoded by the coding sequence ATGAATGTTGTCGTTTGTCATGAACTGACTAAACAATATGGTCGATCGAAAGCAATCCAAAATATGACCTTTCGGATAGCGGAAAATAAAATTACCGGTTTAATTGGAAGGAACGGAGCAGGAAAAACAACATTATTAAAAATAATTGCTGGTTATCTTCATCATTCTGCGGGTGACATACAGGTTTTCTCTGATAATCCGTTCAATAATTTAAAGGTTTCGGCAAATACAATCTTCATCGATAACGAGATGAGTTTCTCACAAGGGTTAACATTAAAAGAACTGCTTGAAACAGCGGGGAGTTTTTACCCAAATTGGAACCACGACTTAGCGTTGAAATTATTTGATTATTTTTCTTTTAATCCTAATCAATATCATGGAAATCTCTCAAAGGGGATGAAGAGTACGTTTAATATGATCGTTGGTTTAGCTGCACGCTGCCCACTGACGATCATGGATGAGCCGACAAGCGGAATGGATTCTGCGACACGTAAGGACTTTTACCGAGCATTATTAAAAGAATACATCGCCTATCCAAGAACAATCATTCTTTCTAGCCATCTATTAGATGAAGTAGAAGATTTGTTAGAAGAGGTTCTACTCATTAAGTCTGGTAAAAAGTGTCTTCACTTATCCATCGATCAGTTAAAGGAGTACGCGATTGGCGTGAGAGGAAAGACAGTTAACGTAGAGAAGTGGACAGAGAAGATGGAACCCATTTCCGTGCAAGAGATCGGCGCAAATATGTCATACGCGGTCATAAGAAACGATCGTTCGATAAAAGAGTTAGAGGATGCTAGACAGTTAGGATTAGAAGTCACGCCAGTTTCTGCAGAAGATATTTGCAGTTATTTAACAAGTAAAACAAAAGGTGGGATTGATCATGTATTTAGCAGAGGTTAA
- a CDS encoding FAD-dependent oxidoreductase, translated as MKKIIVIGSGILGASTAYHLSKSDVEVLLIDRKDKGQATDAAAGIVCPWLSQRRNKAWYQLAKGGARYYPELIKMLEEDGETDTGYKRVGTLSLHADPDKLEKMAERALKRREEAPEIGEITILSPEETKKRFPPLPNEFGSVFVSGGARVNGRAMRDALLNGAKKNGVQIFQGNAALFHEGNKVSGVSVNGQTILADQIIITAGAWSNEILKPLGINFKVTPQKAQIIHLDLPKTNTADWPVVMPPTNQYILTFDDRVVVGATHEDEAGFDNRVTAGGIHDILSKALPVAPGLSEGSLLETRVGFRPFTPGFLPVIGPLPNFNNILVANGLGASGLTSGPYLGAELAKLALGKSTELDISNYDVSGAIE; from the coding sequence ATGAAAAAAATAATTGTAATTGGATCCGGAATTTTAGGAGCGTCTACGGCTTATCATCTTAGTAAATCTGATGTAGAGGTTCTTTTAATCGATAGAAAAGATAAGGGACAAGCGACAGATGCAGCAGCAGGCATCGTGTGTCCGTGGCTATCTCAGCGTCGTAACAAAGCTTGGTATCAGTTAGCAAAAGGCGGAGCGCGGTATTATCCTGAACTCATCAAGATGCTTGAAGAAGACGGTGAAACGGATACGGGTTACAAACGTGTAGGTACACTCAGCTTACATGCAGATCCTGATAAACTTGAGAAAATGGCAGAACGAGCTCTGAAACGTAGAGAAGAAGCTCCGGAAATCGGGGAGATCACGATTCTTTCTCCTGAAGAAACGAAGAAACGATTTCCACCCTTACCCAACGAATTCGGTTCGGTCTTTGTAAGTGGCGGTGCTCGTGTAAACGGAAGAGCGATGCGTGACGCTTTGTTGAATGGAGCTAAGAAAAATGGTGTGCAGATTTTTCAAGGTAATGCCGCCCTTTTTCATGAAGGAAACAAGGTTTCTGGTGTTTCTGTTAACGGCCAAACAATCCTTGCTGATCAAATCATCATAACAGCAGGAGCATGGTCAAATGAGATTTTAAAGCCACTTGGGATCAACTTTAAAGTAACTCCACAAAAAGCACAGATCATCCACTTGGATTTGCCAAAAACGAATACAGCTGATTGGCCAGTGGTGATGCCGCCGACAAATCAGTACATTCTCACTTTTGATGATCGAGTAGTCGTAGGAGCTACACACGAAGATGAGGCAGGTTTTGATAACCGGGTAACGGCAGGCGGTATTCATGACATACTCTCAAAAGCCTTACCTGTCGCACCTGGCCTGTCAGAAGGATCACTTCTTGAAACAAGAGTGGGCTTCCGACCGTTCACGCCAGGTTTTTTACCAGTAATCGGACCGCTTCCTAATTTTAATAACATTTTGGTCGCGAACGGCCTTGGTGCATCAGGGCTTACAAGTGGACCTTACTTAGGAGCTGAACTTGCGAAGCTTGCATTAGGAAAATCTACAGAACTAGATATATCTAACTATGATGTATCTGGTGCAATTGAATAA
- a CDS encoding response regulator — translation MLKLLIVDDEQIEREGLQVILQKAFPDIEIHQAKNGKVAVQLAAELKPDLVMMDIQMPGMNGLEAIQEMTSTNPFIKFVMITAFDMFDYARQAIKLGVKDYLLKPSRVSEIEETVGKVLKEITEERRSLKVLESTLPLVETDVVTQLLFDHVHDVHLDMLVDMLDISSTDESFVMSILLPQSEDNLYSLIKEKVRKSSSGWVGALYGRQLPIIVFRKPGSSYRSQAISLAIDILSLKKASSNEGWFVGIGNVCHSLDQVRQSYQESLIATMDLSLPVKYRFYHDVPVLGSTENKPQSKQREKQFLDEIRLGKWDEVHKNVMNLIQRCENEGADLLQTQQRVLELLWVAARVMNEVGVETETPFFSYQSQDYRQLRSESDHLLKQMRTSYEEHYEQLEADTIHQIKQYIVKHSHEDISLETLGRKVGLSPIYISKMFKEKLGINYIDFLTECRIEKAKKLMADPEKSLKEITFEVGYHEPNYFSKVFKKMVTLSPTEYRRTVLGKKG, via the coding sequence ATGCTCAAACTCTTGATCGTTGACGACGAGCAGATTGAACGTGAAGGACTCCAAGTTATTCTGCAGAAGGCATTTCCTGATATCGAAATTCATCAAGCGAAGAACGGGAAGGTCGCTGTGCAACTAGCAGCCGAATTAAAGCCTGACTTAGTGATGATGGATATTCAGATGCCAGGAATGAACGGACTAGAAGCGATTCAGGAGATGACTTCTACGAATCCTTTCATTAAGTTTGTGATGATCACAGCCTTTGATATGTTTGATTATGCTCGTCAAGCGATCAAACTAGGGGTGAAGGATTACTTATTGAAGCCGAGCAGAGTGAGTGAAATCGAGGAGACGGTCGGGAAAGTTTTGAAGGAAATTACTGAAGAGCGCAGATCTCTTAAGGTTCTCGAAAGTACGCTGCCACTCGTGGAAACAGATGTCGTCACGCAGCTTTTGTTCGATCATGTACATGATGTCCATCTGGATATGCTCGTTGATATGCTCGATATTTCTTCAACCGATGAATCATTTGTTATGAGTATCTTACTTCCGCAAAGCGAAGATAACCTTTATTCGTTGATCAAAGAAAAGGTTAGGAAATCTTCGAGTGGATGGGTTGGTGCCTTGTATGGCCGCCAGCTTCCAATAATTGTTTTTCGTAAACCAGGCAGTTCGTACCGTTCTCAAGCGATTTCTCTTGCAATAGATATTCTTTCACTCAAAAAAGCAAGTTCAAACGAGGGATGGTTCGTTGGTATCGGAAACGTCTGTCATTCTTTAGATCAAGTTAGACAGTCTTACCAAGAATCACTGATTGCAACGATGGATCTCTCTTTACCTGTGAAATATCGCTTTTATCATGATGTTCCAGTGCTAGGGAGTACAGAGAACAAACCTCAATCCAAGCAGCGTGAAAAACAGTTCTTAGATGAAATTAGGTTAGGGAAGTGGGATGAAGTTCATAAGAATGTGATGAATCTCATTCAACGGTGCGAGAATGAGGGGGCAGATCTGCTCCAAACGCAGCAGCGTGTCCTTGAATTGCTCTGGGTCGCCGCAAGAGTGATGAACGAAGTGGGAGTGGAGACTGAAACGCCTTTCTTTTCCTATCAATCTCAAGACTACCGTCAACTTCGTTCTGAATCAGACCATTTATTAAAACAGATGCGGACTTCATACGAAGAACATTATGAACAGCTAGAGGCAGATACGATTCATCAGATCAAACAATATATCGTAAAACATTCGCATGAAGACATCTCTCTTGAGACGTTAGGAAGAAAAGTAGGTTTAAGCCCGATCTATATCAGTAAGATGTTCAAAGAAAAGCTAGGGATCAACTATATTGATTTTCTAACAGAATGTCGAATTGAAAAGGCGAAGAAACTGATGGCAGATCCAGAAAAAAGCTTAAAAGAAATCACGTTTGAGGTCGGATATCACGAACCTAACTATTTCAGCAAAGTGTTCAAAAAAATGGTTACGCTTTCACCTACAGAATATCGCAGGACTGTTCTTGGGAAAAAAGGATGA